In Candidatus Eisenbacteria bacterium, the genomic window GCCTGGTGGAGATGCGCACCGGGCCGCACCCCCTGATTTTCAAAGCTGCGAAAATCCTTCCCCTCGTCGCCGCCGCGGCCGTCCTTCCCTGGTAGAAGGAGCTCCCTCACGGAGGCCGTGCGAGCCTGCGTGTGTACGACGTGACCGGCCGCCTGGTGAGGGTCATTCTGGATCGTGATCTTCCGACGGGGACACACGAGGCGACCTGGGACGGGAAGGACGAA contains:
- a CDS encoding FlgD immunoglobulin-like domain containing protein, whose product is MYDVTGRLVRVILDRDLPTGTHEATWDGKDEAGAVRASGVYFYELRAGSYVGRRRMVLLR